The genomic window CTCTATAAGGCATGGGGATTAAGCGAATCAGAATTTAAAGTGATCACAGAAAACATTCTTCACCGTTTGCCAAATTATACTGAAGCTGGACTTTTTTCAGTTATGTGGAGTGAACATTGTTCTTATAAGAATTCTAAAAATGTTTTGCGTAAATTTCCTAACAAGGGAAAACGAGTTCTAGCTGGACCTGGTGAAGATGCTGGAATTATTGACATTGATGACAACCAAGCTGTCGTTTTCAAGGCCGAAAGTCACAATCACCCTTCAGCTGTTGAACCTTATCAAGGTGCTGCTACAGGTGTCGGTGGAATCATCCGTGATATTTTTTCAATGGGTGCAACTCCGATTGCAATGCTGAATAGTTTGAAGTTTGGAAACTTGGACGATGAACACACTAAATATTTAGCAAACGAAATTGTTGCTGGTATTGGTGGATACGGTAATTGTATTGGTATTCCAACTGTTGGTGGTGAAATTTCTTTCCAAGACAGATACAAAAATAACCCTGTTGTTAACGCAATGTGCGTAGGGTTGATCAATAATTCAGACATTAAGTATGGAAAAGCCAGTGGCGAAAATAACTTGATCATTTATGTTGGAGCAAAAACTGGTCGTGATGGTATTCACGGTGCAACATTCGCTTCAGATGAATTTACTGATGACAATAAGACACAACGTTCAGCGGTTCAAGTTGGTGATCCATTTATGGAAAAACTTTTGATGGATGCATGTATCGAATTAGTTCAGGAACATTCCGACTGGATCATGGGAATTCAAGACATGGGCGCAGCTGGTTTAGTTTCATCAACTGCAGAAATGGCTTCAAAAGCTGAAAGTGGCTTAGTGCTTGAATTAGACCAAGTTCCACAACGTGAAACTGGAATGACTCCTTATGAGATCATGCTTTCTGAATCACAAGAACGCATGGTGTTATGTGCAAAACCAGAACATGAAGAAAATATCTTGAATTTTTTCAAGGATGCAGGATTAGACGCTGTAGTAATCGGAAAAGTTACAACTGACAATCAATACAAGATCTATCAACATGGTGAATTGGTTACTGATATCCCAGTTGCAGGCTTAGTAGATGACGCACCAGAATACGTTCATAAGGGTACTATGCCAGAACGGTTAAATGACCAAAATTACAAAGAACAATACCAACCAAAAATTGATTCATTGACAAATACTTGGATGGATCTTTTGCAACAACCAAATATTGCTTCAAAAGAATTTTTCTATTCAACTTATGATTCACAAATTAAAGCTAATACGATGGTAAAACCAGGTAGCGATGCTGCAGCAATTAGAGTTCGCGGAACTCAAAAGGCTTTGACTATGACTAATGATGGAAATTCCAAGTTAGTTTATGTCGATCCATATATTGGCGGTCAAATTGCCATTATTGAAGCTTCTGCTAACCTGATTGCAACAGGTTCAGAACCATTGGGAATTACTGACTGTCTAAATTATGGTAATCCTGAAAAGCCAGAAATTTTCTGGGAATTTAATCGTAGTGTTGAAGGTATGGCTTCAGTCTGTAACGAATTAGCTTTACCTGTCATTTCTGGAAATGTGTCACTTTATAATGAATTTAACGAAGAAGCAATTTATCCAAGTCCGATGATCGGAATGGTTGGTTTGGTTAAAAATCTTGAAAATGTTATGACACAAGGCTTTAAGAACATCGGGGATGAAATCTACTTGGTGGGTAAGACTGGCAATGATTACAACGGTTCAGAATTGCAGTTAATGCAAACAGGCGATGTTAAGGGTGAACTAAATCCAATCGATTTGGAACAAGTTAAACAACTACAAGCTGATATGCTCGAGGCAATTGAATCTGGCTTGATCAACAGTTGTCATGACTTATCTGAAGGTGGCTTGGCAATTGCTTTGGCAGAGTCATCATTTGAAAATCAACTCGGATTTGACGTTGAAACTAAATTGTCAACTTCAGAAGTATTTTCAGAAACACCAGGCAGATTTTTAGTTTCTGTTTCCCAAGAAAATAAGGACAACTTTGAAAAATTATTCGCATCAAACGAGGAGTATTTGGGCTCAGTTACACAAGAAAACAAATTGCAATTAAAAACAAATGATTCCAGTGCCGAACTAGATTTATCTGAGGCATTTAAGAATTGGAAAGAGGCCATTCCTTGCTTAATGAAATAAAGGGATTGAATGAAGAATGCGGCGTGTTTGGTGTTTGGGGAGCTGAAAATGCAAACTATTTAACATACCTTGGATTGCACAGCTTACAACACCGTGGACAAGAAGGTGCAGGAATTGTTACAAACGATGGTGGAAAATTAAATTGCTATCGTAATTTAGGATTATTGACGCAAGTTTTTAACCGACCTGAATTATTGAATTCATTAACTGGAAATTCTGCCATTGGTCACGTTCGCTATTCAACAGCTGGTGGTAATAAAATCGAAAACGTTCAACCATTGTTGTTTGACTTTACCGATCAACAATTTGCGCTAGCTCACAATGGTAATTTGACCAACGCACTTACCTTGAAAAAAGAGCTTGAACAAAAGGGCGATATTTTCAAGTCAAGTTCTGATTCTGAAGTGTTGGTCCATCTGATCAGACATTCGGACAAGCCAACCCAAATGGAACGTATCAAAGAATCATTGCAACAGATCAAAGGTGGATTTGCATATCTGATGCTTACCTCAGATTCATTGATCTTAGCACTTGACTCTCACGGGTTCCGTCCGTTATCGATTGGAAAACTGCCTGAAGGTGGCTATGTGGTAGCCAGTGAAACATGTGCCTTGGATTCAGTTGGAGCAACTTTTGTCAGAGATGTTAAACCAGGTGAATTGACTGTCATTAATGATGAAGGAATTACCGTTGACTCCTGGACTGAAGACACTAAAATGGCAATTTGCTCAATGGAATATATTTATTTTGCCAGACCAGATTCAAATATTTTAGGTGTAAATGTTCACACTGCTAGAAAACGTATGGGTAAGATCTTAGCTCGTGAACAACCAACAGATGCAGATATCGTCGTTGGGGTTCCAAACTCATCATTATCAGCAGCTAGTGGCTATGCCGAAGGTAGCGAGCTTCCATATGAAATGGGCTTGATCAAGAACCAGTACATGGGACGAGAATTCATTCAACCTAGTCAGGAATTGCGCGAAAAAGCTGTTCGTCAAAAGTTAGCCGCTGTCAAAGGTGTTGTTGACGGTAAGCGTGTGGTGTTAGTAGACGATTCGATTGTTCGTGGAACAACGTGTGCTTTCATCGTGAAACTGCTCAAGGATGCTGGTGCCACAGAGGTGCACTTAAGAATTGCTTCACCACAATTTAAATATCCAAGTTTTTACGGAATCGATATTCAAGATCGTAAAGAGTTGATTGCTGCTCATAAGAGTAAAGAGGAGATGCGCCAACAATTCGGTGCAGATTCATTGGAATTCTTGAGTGAAGATGGATTGATCGAAGCTATTGATCTTCATTTTGACGCTCCGTACAACGGTTTAGACTTGTCGTACTTTAACGGTGATTACCCAACGCCTTTATACGACTATGAGAAAAATCTTTCCGAAGACTTTTAATCGAAACTAAAGGAGAAATAAATGGCTAATCCATACGAAGAAGCCGGGGTTAACGTTAATTCAGGCTATGAAGTATCGAACTTCGTCAAACAGAATTTAGCGATGCAACATGCCAACGCCAACAATATCGGAAACTTTGGGGGAATGTACGAGATTCCTGAAGGTTATGAACATCCAGTTTTAATTTCTAGTAATGATGGTGTCGGTACTAAATTGCTCTTGTCTGTCCAGGGTAAGAAATATGACACCGTCGGGATCGACTGTGTAGCAATGTGTGTAAATGATTTGTTGGCTCAAGGTGCTAAACCACAATATTTTTTGGACTATTTAGCAACCGGCAAAGTTGACAGTAAAATCAAGCAAGTACTCAAAGGTATTATGTTTGGCTGTGAATTAGGTCAAGTGGATTTAATTGGCGGAGAAACGGCTGAAATGCCTGATGTCTATGCAAATAATGATTACGACATTGCTGGCTTTTCAGTCGGTATCGTTGAAAAATCCGACATTCTTCGAAAAGAAAATGTTCAAATTGGCGATAAGTTGATAGGTATCAAGTCTAGTGGCCTCCATTCAAATGGTTTTTCACTGATTAGAAAAATCTTTTTTAAAGATCATGATTTTTCGTTTGATACTCATTTGCCTGAAATGCCTGATCAAAAATTAGGCAATGTGCTCCTTGAACCGACTAGAATTTACACTAAGCAGATCGTGCCACTTTTGGAACAAAAAATGATTCACGGGATTGCCCACATTACCGGCGGTGGCTTTTACGAAAACATTCCCAGAATGTTGCCTGAAAACGCCGCAGCAATGATCGATATCAATAGCTGGAAGCCACAAGCAATTTTTGACATTGTGCAAAAATACGGCGATATCCAATTAGACGATATGTTCCATATTTTTAATATGGGTATTGGCATGGTTTTAGCAGTCGATTCAAATATTTCGAGTGATGTTTTACGTGAGTTGAATCGGGCTGAAAAACAAGCCTTTATCATCGGAGAAGTATCCGAACGTGAAACAGATTCAGTTGTATTGTCGGGAGGTTCAATATGAAAGTTGCCATTTTTGCTTCCGGAAATGGAACGAACTTTGAAGCCCTGGCAGATAGTCAAGAATTGAAAAATGCCGGATTAGAGATTGAAGTTTTAGTTTGCGACCAACCAAATGCCAAAGTTTTAGCTAAGGCAAAGCAGAGAAACATTCCCACATTCGTCAATCGTTTAAAAGATTATTCAGATCGACATGCGTATGAACAAGCAATTGTCGAAAAGCTCGCGCCATTGAAAATCGAATATATTTTGTTAGCTGGCTATATGAAGGTTGTTACTAGTACGCTTTTGTCAGCTTATCCCAACAAGATCATCAACATTCATCCATCTTTGTTGCCAAAATATTCAGGTTTGGAATCAATTCAAAGAGCTTTCGATGCCGGAGAATCAGAGACTGGGGTTACCATTCATTACATTGATTCAGGAGTGGATACTGGTCCAATCATCCGTCAAGCTACAGTACCGATTTTAAAAAATGATACTGCGGAAACACTCGAAGCTAGAGTACATGCAACAGAGCACCAAATTTATCCAGAAGTCGTCTTAGAACTACTAAAAAAATAATAGGTGGTATAAACATGAAAAACGCTCTTATCAGTGTCTCAGATAAAACAGGAATCGTTGAATTTGCAAAGGGTCTAATTGATGCCGGATATTCAATCATTTCTACTGGTGGTACATATAAGAAATTGCAAGAAAACGACATTAAAGTAACTGAGATCGATGAAGTTACTGGATTCCCAGAAATTTTGGATGGTCGTGTTAAAACATTGCACCCAAAGGTTCATGCAGGTTTACTTGCTAAGCGTTCTAACAAGGAACATATGGAAACATTGAAGGAACTAAACATCAATACAATTGATTTAGTTTGTGTCAACTTATACCCATTTAAAGAAACAATCTCTAAAGAAAACGTTGAACTACCGGATGCAATTGAACAAATTGATATCGGTGGTCCTTCAATGCTCCGCTCTGCTTCAAAGAACTTCGAGAGCGTTTATGTAGTTGTTGATAAAAATGATTACGATTCAGTATTGGCAGAGATCAACAACGACGGCGATGACAAAGTTGCGTTCCGTCAAAAATTAGCTGCTAAAGCATTTAGACATACTGCTGAATATGATGGAATCATCTCAAATTATTTAACAAACATTGCTGGAATCGAATTCCCAGAAACAAAGACAATTCCATTAGAATTCAAACAATCATTGCGTTACG from Companilactobacillus sp. includes these protein-coding regions:
- the purL gene encoding phosphoribosylformylglycinamidine synthase subunit PurL → MTEPTATMINEQKLYKAWGLSESEFKVITENILHRLPNYTEAGLFSVMWSEHCSYKNSKNVLRKFPNKGKRVLAGPGEDAGIIDIDDNQAVVFKAESHNHPSAVEPYQGAATGVGGIIRDIFSMGATPIAMLNSLKFGNLDDEHTKYLANEIVAGIGGYGNCIGIPTVGGEISFQDRYKNNPVVNAMCVGLINNSDIKYGKASGENNLIIYVGAKTGRDGIHGATFASDEFTDDNKTQRSAVQVGDPFMEKLLMDACIELVQEHSDWIMGIQDMGAAGLVSSTAEMASKAESGLVLELDQVPQRETGMTPYEIMLSESQERMVLCAKPEHEENILNFFKDAGLDAVVIGKVTTDNQYKIYQHGELVTDIPVAGLVDDAPEYVHKGTMPERLNDQNYKEQYQPKIDSLTNTWMDLLQQPNIASKEFFYSTYDSQIKANTMVKPGSDAAAIRVRGTQKALTMTNDGNSKLVYVDPYIGGQIAIIEASANLIATGSEPLGITDCLNYGNPEKPEIFWEFNRSVEGMASVCNELALPVISGNVSLYNEFNEEAIYPSPMIGMVGLVKNLENVMTQGFKNIGDEIYLVGKTGNDYNGSELQLMQTGDVKGELNPIDLEQVKQLQADMLEAIESGLINSCHDLSEGGLAIALAESSFENQLGFDVETKLSTSEVFSETPGRFLVSVSQENKDNFEKLFASNEEYLGSVTQENKLQLKTNDSSAELDLSEAFKNWKEAIPCLMK
- the purF gene encoding amidophosphoribosyltransferase is translated as MLNEIKGLNEECGVFGVWGAENANYLTYLGLHSLQHRGQEGAGIVTNDGGKLNCYRNLGLLTQVFNRPELLNSLTGNSAIGHVRYSTAGGNKIENVQPLLFDFTDQQFALAHNGNLTNALTLKKELEQKGDIFKSSSDSEVLVHLIRHSDKPTQMERIKESLQQIKGGFAYLMLTSDSLILALDSHGFRPLSIGKLPEGGYVVASETCALDSVGATFVRDVKPGELTVINDEGITVDSWTEDTKMAICSMEYIYFARPDSNILGVNVHTARKRMGKILAREQPTDADIVVGVPNSSLSAASGYAEGSELPYEMGLIKNQYMGREFIQPSQELREKAVRQKLAAVKGVVDGKRVVLVDDSIVRGTTCAFIVKLLKDAGATEVHLRIASPQFKYPSFYGIDIQDRKELIAAHKSKEEMRQQFGADSLEFLSEDGLIEAIDLHFDAPYNGLDLSYFNGDYPTPLYDYEKNLSEDF
- the purM gene encoding phosphoribosylformylglycinamidine cyclo-ligase, producing the protein MANPYEEAGVNVNSGYEVSNFVKQNLAMQHANANNIGNFGGMYEIPEGYEHPVLISSNDGVGTKLLLSVQGKKYDTVGIDCVAMCVNDLLAQGAKPQYFLDYLATGKVDSKIKQVLKGIMFGCELGQVDLIGGETAEMPDVYANNDYDIAGFSVGIVEKSDILRKENVQIGDKLIGIKSSGLHSNGFSLIRKIFFKDHDFSFDTHLPEMPDQKLGNVLLEPTRIYTKQIVPLLEQKMIHGIAHITGGGFYENIPRMLPENAAAMIDINSWKPQAIFDIVQKYGDIQLDDMFHIFNMGIGMVLAVDSNISSDVLRELNRAEKQAFIIGEVSERETDSVVLSGGSI
- the purN gene encoding phosphoribosylglycinamide formyltransferase, coding for MKVAIFASGNGTNFEALADSQELKNAGLEIEVLVCDQPNAKVLAKAKQRNIPTFVNRLKDYSDRHAYEQAIVEKLAPLKIEYILLAGYMKVVTSTLLSAYPNKIINIHPSLLPKYSGLESIQRAFDAGESETGVTIHYIDSGVDTGPIIRQATVPILKNDTAETLEARVHATEHQIYPEVVLELLKK